In the genome of Longimicrobiaceae bacterium, the window GCTTGGGTGCGGGCGTGCAGCCCGCCGCGAGCGCCAGCGCGGCGCCGGAGAGCCACCGCCGCGCTGGCTTCCCGCTCAGGGCGATCACGCCGCCGGGAGCGATGCCTGGAGCGTCTTCGCGTGCTCCAGGTGGTTCGCCACGGCGGGGCGCGTGTCCTGGAGCAGCTTCTTCAGCTCGGCGTTCTGGGCAGACGGGATGAGCGTCTTGTCGATGGCGTCCAGCACCTGCTGGTGGTACGCCACCTCGTTGTCCACGTACGCCTTGTTGAACGCGGCGCCGCTCAGGCCCTGCAGCGACGTGCGGTTGGCGCTGCCGCCGTCGGTGAGCGACTTGCTGGTGGGGTTCTCCTCGGGCGTCACGTTCAGCTTGGTGACCAGGTCGGTGGCCGCCTTGTTCACCGCGCCGTGGTCGGTGATCATCATCTGCGCGAACGCCTTCACCTGCGCGTTCTGCGACTTGCCCTTGGCGAGCTCTCCGGCCTTGATGTCCACGTCGTTGGCGGCCACCACGATGGCGGCGATCTGCGGGTCCGTCACGGCCGGGGCGGCAGGCGCGGCCGTCGCGGCCGAGTCGGTGCCGACGGCCGGCGCGGCGGGGGCCATGGCGGTGGTGTCGGGGGCGATCTGGTTCTCGCCGCCCGCGTCGTCCTTGCCCTTGCAGCCGGCGAAGGCGAAAACGGAGAGCGTGAGGGCGCATGCCGCGGGCGCGCTGCGGAAGCGGAAGGTCATGGGGTCTGCTCCGGTGTTGGATGGGTGCGTGAGCCTGCGAGACGTCGTGCACCGCTGTACGTCCGGCCCGGTCCGGGCGGATGCACGCAGCGGCCACACGGCACAAAGTAACTCGCTAGGATAATTTGTCAATGAAGTATTTGACAAATACTTTTCGGAGGGATGCCTAGGAAGTGTCGCGTGCGGAAGGGGGCCCCCTCCCCCAGCCCCTCCCCGC includes:
- a CDS encoding DUF4142 domain-containing protein — its product is MTFRFRSAPAACALTLSVFAFAGCKGKDDAGGENQIAPDTTAMAPAAPAVGTDSAATAAPAAPAVTDPQIAAIVVAANDVDIKAGELAKGKSQNAQVKAFAQMMITDHGAVNKAATDLVTKLNVTPEENPTSKSLTDGGSANRTSLQGLSGAAFNKAYVDNEVAYHQQVLDAIDKTLIPSAQNAELKKLLQDTRPAVANHLEHAKTLQASLPAA